In the Synechococcus sp. UW179A genome, one interval contains:
- a CDS encoding bacteriocin encodes MEDHKNIKDDKNEKESPELKEELTDDELKGVTGGVQWTQQDYKEEEKLGLWYPGM; translated from the coding sequence ATGGAAGATCACAAGAACATCAAGGACGACAAGAATGAGAAGGAGTCTCCTGAACTCAAGGAAGAGTTGACTGACGACGAGTTGAAGGGTGTAACTGGAGGTGTTCAGTGGACCCAGCAAGATTATAAAGAAGAGGAGAAATTGGGACTTTGGTACCCTGGGATGTAG
- a CDS encoding Nif11-like leader peptide family natural product precursor: MSEEQLKAFLEKVKADTSLQEKLKAEEADVVAIAKAAGFSITTEDLNSHRQNLTDDELEGAAGGALATRLTQKNLRACGC; this comes from the coding sequence ATGTCAGAAGAGCAACTCAAGGCGTTCCTAGAGAAGGTCAAAGCTGACACCAGCCTGCAGGAGAAGCTCAAAGCAGAAGAAGCTGATGTTGTTGCTATTGCAAAGGCTGCAGGGTTTTCGATCACCACAGAAGACCTAAACTCTCATAGACAAAATCTGACTGATGATGAGCTTGAGGGTGCGGCTGGGGGGGCTCTTGCCACACGGCTTACACAAAAGAACCTGAGGGCTTGTGGGTGCTGA
- a CDS encoding Nif11-like leader peptide family natural product precursor, which yields MSEEQLKAFLEKVKADTSLQEQLKAEGADVVDIAKEAGFMISADDLKKAQSEEVSEEELEGAAGGIIRPSMRSTC from the coding sequence ATGTCAGAAGAGCAACTCAAAGCCTTCCTGGAGAAGGTCAAAGCAGACACCAGCCTTCAGGAACAGCTCAAAGCAGAAGGAGCTGATGTTGTAGACATTGCCAAAGAAGCAGGATTTATGATTTCTGCTGATGACTTGAAGAAGGCTCAATCTGAGGAAGTTTCTGAAGAAGAGCTGGAAGGCGCGGCTGGTGGAATAATCAGACCAAGCATGAGATCTACATGCTAA
- a CDS encoding Nif11-like leader peptide family natural product precursor translates to MTQEQLTAFIANAKGNTNLQEQLKAAADTNAVAAIAKDAGFSISADDSKKAQSEISDEELEGAAGGFGTCFIGRNTTDGKVRITWHWV, encoded by the coding sequence ATGACACAAGAACAACTCACAGCTTTCATCGCTAACGCCAAAGGCAACACCAATCTTCAGGAGCAGCTCAAAGCAGCGGCTGATACCAATGCTGTTGCTGCGATTGCGAAAGATGCAGGATTTAGCATCTCTGCTGATGATTCGAAGAAAGCTCAATCAGAGATTTCTGATGAGGAGTTGGAAGGTGCGGCTGGCGGCTTTGGAACATGCTTTATTGGGCGAAACACGACAGACGGAAAGGTAAGAATTACCTGGCACTGGGTGTAG
- a CDS encoding Nif11-like leader peptide family natural product precursor encodes MSEDQLKAFIAKVQADTSLQEQLKAEGADPVAIAKAAGFSITTEDLKEDHQTLSDQTLSDKELEGAAGGAWATEDSPCSGVCA; translated from the coding sequence ATGTCAGAAGATCAACTCAAGGCTTTCATCGCCAAAGTTCAAGCCGATACCTCATTGCAGGAACAGCTCAAAGCAGAAGGCGCTGACCCTGTTGCTATTGCAAAGGCTGCAGGGTTTTCGATCACCACAGAAGACCTAAAAGAGGATCACCAAACCCTGTCTGATCAAACCCTGTCTGATAAAGAGCTAGAGGGTGCGGCTGGGGGTGCCTGGGCAACTGAAGACTCTCCCTGCTCCGGTGTCTGTGCCTGA
- a CDS encoding Nif11-like leader peptide family natural product precursor, giving the protein MSEEQLKAFLEKVQGDTSLQEQLKAEGADPVAIAKAAGFEIPSGHAPKDLLRHASEEELEGVSELSDEELEGVSGGGEICVYNNSL; this is encoded by the coding sequence ATGTCAGAAGAGCAACTCAAGGCATTCCTTGAAAAGGTTCAAGGCGACACCAGCCTTCAGGAACAGCTCAAGGCAGAAGGGGCTGACCCTGTTGCTATTGCCAAGGCTGCTGGTTTTGAAATCCCTTCAGGACACGCGCCAAAAGATCTTTTGCGCCACGCTTCTGAAGAAGAGCTGGAAGGCGTTAGCGAACTATCAGACGAAGAGCTGGAAGGCGTTAGCGGAGGTGGTGAAATATGTGTATATAATAATAGTCTATAA
- a CDS encoding Nif11-like leader peptide family natural product precursor, translated as MSLEQLKAFLEKVKGDSSLQDKLKAAKSPEDVVGIAKEHGFEFTADKITELSDEELESVAGGLMKDTHKRTGGFGSHCGAGCCW; from the coding sequence ATGTCCCTAGAGCAACTCAAGGCATTCCTCGAAAAAGTCAAAGGAGACTCCAGCCTTCAGGACAAATTAAAAGCAGCTAAGTCACCTGAAGATGTTGTGGGCATCGCTAAAGAACACGGCTTCGAATTCACTGCTGATAAGATTACTGAACTCAGTGATGAGGAACTAGAAAGCGTGGCTGGAGGACTTATGAAGGATACTCATAAACGCACTGGTGGCTTCGGCTCACACTGTGGGGCAGGTTGTTGCTGGTAA
- a CDS encoding Nif11-like leader peptide family natural product precursor: protein MSEEQLKAFLEKVKADTSLQEKLKAERVDVVAIAKAAGFSITPDDINSLRENISEKELEAILGGAGSANPQGGDPWCTWDYPICINNK from the coding sequence ATGTCAGAAGAACAACTCAAGGCATTCCTCGAAAAAGTCAAAGCAGACACCAGCCTTCAGGAGAAGCTCAAGGCTGAGCGTGTTGATGTTGTAGCTATTGCTAAGGCTGCTGGTTTCTCTATCACGCCTGACGACATAAATTCACTTCGAGAAAACATTTCTGAAAAAGAGCTAGAGGCTATCCTTGGTGGTGCCGGATCTGCTAATCCTCAGGGCGGGGATCCATGGTGCACTTGGGATTACCCCATTTGCATAAATAATAAATAA
- a CDS encoding Nif11-like leader peptide family natural product precursor: MSLEQLKAFLAKVKGDSNLQEKLKAAKSSEDIVGIAKEHGHEFTADKMTELSEEELEGVSGGQCWKKTNN, encoded by the coding sequence ATGTCCCTAGAACAGCTCAAGGCATTCCTCGCCAAAGTTAAAGGCGATTCCAATCTTCAGGAGAAACTAAAAGCAGCTAAGTCATCTGAAGATATTGTAGGCATTGCTAAAGAACATGGTCATGAATTCACTGCTGATAAGATGACTGAACTCAGTGAAGAGGAACTAGAAGGCGTGTCTGGAGGTCAGTGCTGGAAGAAAACTAACAACTAA
- a CDS encoding Nif11-like leader peptide family natural product precursor: MTQEQLKAFIAKVQTDTSLQEQLKAEGADPVAIAKAAGFAISTEDLKANPQDLSQRDLESAAGGANSCDILTAIVWDSYMGTCFICNKH; the protein is encoded by the coding sequence ATGACTCAAGAACAACTCAAGGCATTCATCGCCAAAGTTCAAACCGATACTTCACTACAGGAACAGCTCAAAGCAGAAGGTGCAGACCCTGTTGCTATTGCCAAAGCTGCTGGTTTCGCGATTAGCACAGAAGACTTAAAAGCAAATCCCCAAGACTTGTCTCAGAGAGACCTTGAAAGTGCAGCTGGTGGAGCTAACTCCTGCGATATCTTAACTGCTATCGTCTGGGATTCGTATATGGGAACCTGTTTTATTTGTAATAAGCACTAA
- a CDS encoding DUF6737 family protein yields MSDTPQPDLWAEKPWWCQPWTIILTGVFAISGSWLVLHRLWVTIPVAVIILIWWVLFLVIAPAAYNNQPR; encoded by the coding sequence GTGTCTGATACTCCTCAACCTGATCTCTGGGCCGAAAAACCCTGGTGGTGTCAGCCATGGACGATCATCCTCACGGGAGTGTTCGCCATCTCAGGCAGTTGGTTGGTGCTGCATCGTTTGTGGGTCACCATCCCAGTTGCAGTAATTATTTTGATCTGGTGGGTGTTGTTTCTGGTAATCGCCCCTGCTGCTTACAACAATCAGCCGCGTTGA
- a CDS encoding iron uptake porin: MLATQALSGSAQPQQLDQSSKSVTPLLRELLRKAACKSAQPLRDRYQASAVLQHCLNKASTITDPLRRLLSELEAELTTLNLQLERVEQRTSELESLSFSPTTHLRGVSTFIQGGNFFSGTEGDLLNSVRSGYGALQSGYDQKLSLRTSFTGKDLLNIRLRAGNFDTTNDSFGGGGPSKLSELEVAFQQNRTPDLIGINRAWYQFPLGQNWTFTLGSRVNQTVMLGIRPSVYPKDTVLDLFTQSGASGAYSSNLGAGGGVIWQKGPISMSANYIAGKGHEGSGGSGLIGEESGSSSTLQLGYAKQNWGVAAALVAIENGFGIIDYASPYTLRSYKQPGMTTSTALSGYWQPPVDDWVPSVSLGWGWNSTRYRKGVERNGLVAISQSWTVAVQWSDLFNTGTAMGAAVGQPIIATALVGGKSPDDAGYVMEWWTMLPVSDSITVTPAVFFLSRPLGADTPEGQQLRQLGALVKTTLRF; this comes from the coding sequence ATGCTCGCAACTCAGGCTCTTTCTGGTTCTGCCCAGCCTCAACAACTCGACCAATCATCAAAGTCCGTCACCCCCTTACTGCGGGAGCTACTTCGAAAAGCAGCCTGCAAATCTGCGCAACCTCTCCGAGATCGCTATCAAGCCTCAGCTGTTCTTCAGCATTGCCTGAATAAAGCAAGCACCATCACCGATCCGCTGAGACGTCTTCTGAGCGAGCTTGAAGCGGAACTGACCACACTCAATTTGCAGCTCGAGAGAGTTGAGCAGCGAACCAGTGAGCTGGAGAGCCTCTCTTTTAGCCCAACCACTCACTTGAGAGGAGTGAGCACATTCATCCAAGGTGGCAACTTCTTTTCCGGAACAGAGGGAGATCTTTTGAACTCTGTCCGCAGCGGCTACGGAGCGCTGCAATCCGGATACGACCAGAAATTGTCTCTGCGCACCAGCTTTACCGGCAAAGACCTGCTCAATATCAGGTTGCGGGCTGGAAATTTCGATACAACCAACGACAGTTTCGGAGGGGGTGGACCCAGCAAACTCTCCGAATTGGAAGTGGCCTTCCAACAAAACCGCACTCCCGACCTGATCGGGATCAATCGTGCCTGGTATCAGTTTCCGCTTGGACAGAACTGGACGTTCACGCTGGGCAGCAGGGTGAACCAGACCGTAATGCTGGGGATACGACCCAGCGTTTATCCCAAGGACACAGTGCTGGACCTGTTCACACAATCTGGTGCCTCGGGGGCTTACAGCAGCAATCTCGGAGCTGGTGGCGGCGTGATCTGGCAAAAGGGTCCAATCAGCATGAGTGCGAATTACATCGCCGGCAAGGGCCATGAGGGGTCCGGTGGTTCCGGTCTGATTGGTGAGGAATCCGGCAGCAGCAGCACATTGCAGCTCGGATATGCCAAGCAGAACTGGGGCGTGGCCGCGGCATTGGTGGCGATCGAGAATGGTTTCGGAATCATTGATTACGCCAGTCCCTATACCCTGCGCAGCTACAAACAACCTGGAATGACCACAAGCACCGCACTCAGCGGTTACTGGCAACCACCTGTTGATGACTGGGTTCCCTCCGTGAGTCTCGGCTGGGGATGGAACAGCACGCGCTACCGCAAAGGAGTTGAACGCAATGGACTCGTCGCCATTTCCCAGTCATGGACTGTGGCTGTTCAGTGGAGCGATCTGTTCAACACTGGAACAGCCATGGGAGCAGCCGTCGGTCAGCCGATCATTGCCACAGCATTGGTTGGTGGAAAAAGCCCCGACGATGCTGGCTATGTGATGGAGTGGTGGACGATGCTGCCTGTGAGCGATTCCATCACTGTCACGCCAGCCGTGTTCTTTCTAAGCAGACCTCTGGGCGCTGATACCCCCGAAGGCCAGCAGCTACGCCAGCTTGGGGCTCTTGTAAAAACCACTCTGCGCTTTTAG